The following DNA comes from Vibrio gigantis.
GAACACCAGAGGCAGTACGGCCCATTGCACGTACCTTGTCCTCGTTAAAGCGAACAACTTTGCCCGATTTAGAGAACAGCATGATGTCGCTATCACCGTTAGTGATATCAACGCCAATCAGTGAATCGTCGTCACGTAGGTTAACTGCGATTAGGCCGTTAGCACGTACGTTTGCGAATTGATCCAGTGATGTCTTCTTAACGGTACCGTCACCTGTTGCCATGAAGATGAATTTCTCGTTAGAGAACTCAGAAACAGGCAGGATAGCTGTAATACGCTCACCTTCTTCTAGAGGAAGAATGTTAACGATAGGCTTACCACGAGCAGTACGACTTGCTAATGGTAGTTGGTAAACTTTCAGGCGGTATGTCTTACCACGAGTAGAGAAACATAGGATGTTATCGTGAGTATTAGCAACAAGCAGACGCTCAATGTAATCCTCATCTTTCATCTTAGTTGCACTCTTACCTTTACCACCACGACGTTGAGATTCGTAGTCGCTTAGGATTTGGTACTTAACGTAACCTGCGTTAGAAAGCGTTACTACAACGTCTTCTTGAGCAATCAGCTCTTCCATGTCGATGTCATGAACTGCCGCTGTAATTTCTGTACGACGCTCGTCGCCATAGATCTCACGTACCGCTTCAAGTTCTTCACGGATTACTTCCATCAAACGCTCAGTGCTTGCAAGAATGTGCATTAGCTCAGCGATTTCTTCTAGAAGTGCTTTGTACTCGTCTAGAATCTTCTCGTGCTCAAGGCCAGTTAGGCGGTGAAGACGAAGTTCTAGAATAGCTTGCGCTTGTGTTTCCGTTAGGAAGTACTGGCCATCGCGGATGCCGTATTGGTCTTCCAACCAATCAGGACGAGCCGCATCTGTACCAGCACGCTCAAGCATTGAAGCAACGTTACCAAGATCCCAACCACGAGACACTAAACCAACTTTAGCTTCTGCTGGTGTTGGCGCGCTCTTGATCAGTTCAATGATTTCATCAATGTTAGCAAGTGCCAGAGACAATGCTTCAAGGATGTGTGCACGGTCGCGCGCTTTCTTCAGTTCGAAGATAGTACGACGAGTCACAACTTCGCGACGGTGGTCTACGAAGCACTTAAGCATGTCTTTAATGTTGAACAACTGTGGTTGACCGTTGTTCAACGCAACCATGTTGATACCGAAAGTCGTTTGCAGTTGAGTTTGAGCGTATAGGTTGTTAAGAACCACTTCGCCTACTGCATCACGCTTACATTCAATAACAATACGCATACCGTCTTTATCAGACTCGTCACGCAGTGCACTGATGCCTTCTACTTTCTTATCTTTAACCAGTTCAGCAATCTTCTCGATCAAACGAGCTTTGTTTACTTGGTAAGGGATCTCAGTAACGATAATGGTCTCTTTACCATTCTTCTCTACTTCGATATCCGCTTTTGAACGCATGTAAACCTTACCGCGGCCAGTCTTGTATGCATCTACGATGCCTTTACGACCACTGATAAGTGCTGCTGTTGGGAAGTCAGGACCAGGGATATAGTCCATTAGCTCATCAA
Coding sequences within:
- the gyrA gene encoding DNA topoisomerase (ATP-hydrolyzing) subunit A produces the protein MSDLAKEITPVNIEDELRGSYLDYAMSVIVGRALPDVRDGLKPVHRRVLFAMNVLGNDWNKPYKKSARVVGDVIGKYHPHGDSAVYDTIVRMAQPFSLRYMLVDGQGNFGSIDGDSAAAMRYTEVRMAKIAHELLADLDKETVDYVPNYDGTEQIPAVLPTKIPNLLVNGASGIAVGMATNIPPHNLGEVVDGCLAFINNEDITIDELMDYIPGPDFPTAALISGRKGIVDAYKTGRGKVYMRSKADIEVEKNGKETIIVTEIPYQVNKARLIEKIAELVKDKKVEGISALRDESDKDGMRIVIECKRDAVGEVVLNNLYAQTQLQTTFGINMVALNNGQPQLFNIKDMLKCFVDHRREVVTRRTIFELKKARDRAHILEALSLALANIDEIIELIKSAPTPAEAKVGLVSRGWDLGNVASMLERAGTDAARPDWLEDQYGIRDGQYFLTETQAQAILELRLHRLTGLEHEKILDEYKALLEEIAELMHILASTERLMEVIREELEAVREIYGDERRTEITAAVHDIDMEELIAQEDVVVTLSNAGYVKYQILSDYESQRRGGKGKSATKMKDEDYIERLLVANTHDNILCFSTRGKTYRLKVYQLPLASRTARGKPIVNILPLEEGERITAILPVSEFSNEKFIFMATGDGTVKKTSLDQFANVRANGLIAVNLRDDDSLIGVDITNGDSDIMLFSKSGKVVRFNEDKVRAMGRTASGVRGMKLPEDDQVVSLIVPSNEGDILTVTQNGYGKRTELAEYPTKGRATQGVVSIKVSERNGPVVGAVQVEEGDEMMMITDAGTLVRTRVAEVSQVGRNTQGVTLIRTAEDENVVGLQRIDEVEEAEIVEGEAEEANAETTNAEVSESSEEQASDASDFESDSEQDSE